CGGGGGCACGGTCCCGGGCAGGAAACCCTGCAGACCGGTAAGCGCCTGGTGGAGATCGTTGCGCTGGAGCCGGTCGGCCACTATGCAGTGCAGCCGCGCTTCAGCGACGGTCATGACAGCGGCATCTACAGCTGGGATTATCTGTACGAACTGGGGCGCGACCAGTCTGCCTTCTGGGCCGACTACGAGGCGCGTCTTGCGGCTGCGGGTGTCGATCGG
The Sphaerotilus microaerophilus DNA segment above includes these coding regions:
- a CDS encoding gamma-butyrobetaine hydroxylase-like domain-containing protein; this translates as MAGSAPSPLPTELTLHQQSRILEVAFTDGSRFRLPFEFLRVFSPSAEVRGHGPGQETLQTGKRLVEIVALEPVGHYAVQPRFSDGHDSGIYSWDYLYELGRDQSAFWADYEARLAAAGVDRDAPMSPPSAGGACATRH